Proteins from a genomic interval of Hydrogenophaga sp. PAMC20947:
- the leuA gene encoding 2-isopropylmalate synthase, with protein MLKQPASKYPAFQVIGLKDRTWPDAVITQAPCWLSTDLRDGNQALIEPMTVERKLRMFELLVRIGFKEIEVGFPSASQTEFDFVRRLIEENLIPGDVTIQVLTPAREPLIRRTFEALEGAPRAIVHLYNAVAPVMRQVVLGMDEDGIVELATLHARLVSELAAQRPDVHWTFQYSPEMFSSTELAFSKRVVDAVTEVWQPTAELKCIINLPSTVEHSTPNIFADMIEWMHRHLARRDAIVLSVHPHNDRGTGTAAGEFALMAGADRIEGCLFGNGERTGNLDLVNVALNLYTQGVSPGLDFSDIDEIRRTVEHCNQLPVHPRHPYVGDLVYTSFSGSHQDAIRKAFAARQGNEPWNIPYLPLDPKDLGRSYEAVIRVNSQSGKGGIAYLLESEYGLELPRRLQIEFSQVVQAAMDVSGKEFEASDLWGLFGREYGLTQALAPLQPVLEDVGGQRVRVAAQVPVAGTTVAVDAQGAGPIDAFVNGLNAALDRQIRVLDYHEHAMGSGAQARAVAYVEMRVDEARTVFGVGIDSSIVSASFKAILSGVDRVSRLHAKNPEAQIF; from the coding sequence ATGTTGAAGCAACCAGCCAGCAAGTACCCCGCCTTTCAGGTGATCGGTCTGAAGGACCGTACCTGGCCTGATGCTGTGATCACACAGGCGCCTTGCTGGCTGAGCACCGATCTGCGAGACGGCAACCAGGCATTGATCGAGCCCATGACCGTCGAGCGCAAGCTGCGCATGTTCGAGCTGCTGGTTCGGATTGGATTCAAGGAAATCGAGGTCGGTTTTCCTTCGGCCTCACAAACAGAATTCGACTTTGTGCGGCGCTTGATTGAGGAGAATCTCATTCCGGGCGATGTCACCATTCAGGTACTGACGCCGGCGCGGGAGCCCTTGATTCGGCGCACGTTCGAGGCGTTGGAGGGTGCCCCACGGGCCATTGTCCATCTCTACAACGCGGTTGCGCCGGTGATGCGGCAGGTGGTGTTGGGCATGGACGAAGATGGCATCGTCGAACTGGCGACACTCCATGCCCGCCTGGTCAGTGAGCTGGCGGCGCAGCGCCCCGATGTGCATTGGACTTTTCAGTACTCGCCTGAGATGTTTTCGAGCACCGAGCTCGCCTTCTCCAAACGGGTTGTTGATGCTGTGACCGAAGTTTGGCAGCCCACGGCCGAGCTCAAATGCATCATCAACCTCCCTTCGACCGTCGAGCACAGCACACCCAATATCTTTGCGGACATGATCGAGTGGATGCATCGACACCTCGCGCGGCGCGATGCCATCGTGTTGTCGGTTCATCCGCACAATGATCGCGGCACGGGTACGGCTGCCGGCGAGTTTGCATTGATGGCCGGCGCGGACCGCATTGAGGGCTGCCTTTTCGGCAATGGTGAACGCACGGGCAACCTTGATCTGGTCAATGTTGCACTCAACCTCTACACCCAGGGCGTATCGCCGGGACTGGATTTCTCCGACATTGACGAGATTCGCAGAACGGTTGAACACTGCAACCAGTTGCCAGTGCATCCGCGTCACCCCTATGTGGGCGATCTGGTCTACACCTCATTCTCCGGCTCACACCAGGATGCGATCCGCAAAGCGTTTGCCGCGCGTCAAGGCAATGAACCATGGAACATCCCCTATTTGCCCTTGGATCCCAAGGACCTGGGGCGCAGCTACGAAGCGGTGATTCGCGTCAACAGCCAGTCTGGCAAGGGTGGTATTGCCTACCTGCTCGAAAGCGAATACGGACTTGAATTGCCACGCCGCTTGCAAATTGAATTCAGCCAAGTGGTCCAGGCAGCCATGGATGTCAGTGGCAAGGAGTTCGAGGCCAGCGATCTCTGGGGTCTTTTCGGTCGTGAATATGGCTTGACTCAAGCGCTTGCGCCATTGCAGCCTGTCTTGGAAGATGTCGGGGGGCAGCGCGTGCGCGTTGCAGCCCAGGTGCCTGTAGCCGGCACCACTGTGGCCGTCGATGCACAAGGGGCTGGCCCCATTGATGCCTTTGTCAACGGGCTCAATGCGGCGCTGGATCGCCAGATTCGCGTGCTGGATTATCACGAGCATGCGATGGGCTCCGGAGCGCAGGCACGTGCGGTGGCCTACGTCGAGATGCGGGTCGACGAGGCGCGTACCGTTTTTGGCGTAGGCATCGATTCGAGTATCGTTTCAGCATCTTTCAAGGCCATTCTTTCTGGGGTGGACCGGGTGAGCCGGCTGCACGCCAAGAATCCTGAAGCCCAGATTTTCTGA